The nucleotide sequence aaaatgttcgggTAGTCTCCTGCTCAAAGTCAACGTTACCAGCAATTTTAGTCAAGTTCtaggatatattttttttcaatcagtaaacgtatgtagtaggtacctaacatgtTTCTCCAAACTGTGACTTACTTGAGAATATTGGCTTTGCTACTGGTTCGTCTGATGGCGTTATCAGATGCTGTATACCTGGTGCCGTCCAAATGTTGTAAGGGCAAGATGGCTGGCATTGGGGGTCTTCTGCCTTTGGTGACCGGAAATGATTCTCGGTTCAGCATATTGTACTGTGTTGACAGCGGTGACAAATTCagcttatttttgattttctgcgcAAAAGAAACCATCAATTTAAATTGTACTTGTCCGAATTTTCGGGCAATTGGGATATTGGCTGTACTAACCGGTTTAACTAGAGGTGTATATAACCCCACAATATTGGATTGGTCAACAATGGTGTTCTCCTGCAGTTCAATATCAGGGTTTTTGATGTCTTTTATTGGCTGCACGAACGCGCTTGGGCCAGCCTGTTGAATCTGGCAAGAACAGCAAGTTGGAATCTGCAACAGAATGCCACTTGAAAATGTAGTAGCCAAACAACATAAGTAGATTTATGTAGGTAGCTGTATCGCATCGATTAACTATACCTACACAATCAATCGACCaccttatatgtaggtacatttgcaTATATAGTATATCCATCTCCTGACGTATAATAATAATCTAGATAATAATATAACAATGCCTACCTTGAACAAATCCAGTGACAGTCCCGTTTTTTCATCCCACGTCAATAATCTGTGATAATTGTAGATCTGAACGCAGTATGATTTCACATTTTCGTTCAAAAACGAGCAAGACTTGTCCGCGTTTCTGCAAAAACAAAACTAATGAACTTTCCATAGGAGTAGACTTACAGATAAGTACTGCAGAGGGCAACTTGGAACTGTAATAATATGATGATGTAATACTAAAGAGTGATcggattttggccaaattcagcaaagatttttattttgagttggaagttatacttgacaattttttttagctataTGGAGGCaaccgttcaaaaaaaaaatccgaggTTTTTTCGCTTTAGACCCTACTTTACCAGTTCTGAGAAAAATGGCCCtgtcccaaatgaaagtacatacgagtatttgcaTGACCGTACCAAAGTGATTTTTCAGGAGGAGGGTGGAGGAATGATGAAAATGCCAACTGGTAACATTTTGtgccttgaaatttccaactcaaattttttgaagaataaggttaacttttagcaggacattttttttaaagaaatgaggggttttaagggggggggggagtgtaCGAGGCGAAATtttatactcattttttttacttttcaagtgtcttcaaacatcccaagactTTTTTTATGCAAGCGGatatgtcgaaaatataatttttggccCTGGCGAAGCAAGAGCACAAAAACTCTCGAGAATCAGTATTTCGAGAGctatgaaaacgatgtttttgtGTGTGTGATGAGTACCTAATTTGAGCATTTGTaaattcaaatgatgattttttttctaatgcaaaattgaaaacgaacCCAAGCGAAGCGactagcgagggcaaaagctctcgaaaattagtgttttgagagatataaaaaatatgaaaagttttttattttgctccaaaattttaaaattcgaattattgaaaaatttgaaattgaaaaagagatGCAAAcgggcctgagcgaagcgagggtaaaagctctcgaaaatgaGTACTTCAAGAGGTGTAAGAACCATGTTTTCTTGTGTGACGAaggagtttattatttttgcttcaaaaattttaaaatttgaatgatgattttaaaaaaaagtttaaacttgaagaagaaaaacaaacgaGGCCGAGTGAGGCCAAAaggttttataaaaattcatgttttgagaagtaaaaaaaaaagtttccttttGCGGgtaagagtttatttttccgATTCAAACGTTGAACAATCAGTTTTTTATATGGCCGGAGTGAAGTGAGAGCAAAAGCgtttaaaaatgtgtaattcaagttctaaaaaattattggaaaaatctttgaatttttccaggTGGTATTTCAAAATCCAGTTGTTAACTATTCGTGTTggaattcaagttgaaattttcaaaattttcatttcttcagttAAGACCTTTTTGCCAACTGACGAGTGAGAATCGCCAATTTGCTAACTTCGTCCATTTTTTGGACGCCTATTGGGGAAGCTCCCCCTGCCCCCCTTCGGTACGGGCCTGAGTATTTGAGATTCTCGGTCGATCTATGTTGTTgccttcaaaattcaagaccgcttttagagttctacataaatatttgcaaatcgtttgtttttgaaaatttcttcacatcaactatgccaaaatattaaaggatgtcattcctgaaactaggaaatattttggaacgcagtggtgctaATTTTTTATTGGTTATATAGGCctagtcaatttcaaaaaatcatgtttttggctatttttttcgattttttgaaattgacagtaatgacccaaaaaattagcaccaatgcgttccaaaatatttcctcagtttcaggaacgatatctttcaaaattttgacacgaaaagaagaagttttcaaaacacggatttatccaaaaatgagcgattggaaaatttcaaaggctcAGCAGAACCCTAAAAGCGGTCTTGGATTTTTAGGGCAATAGTAGGTATAGAAATcaatgcagaatctcaaatacttttttttgggaccgggtcatttttcccaaaagagGTCGAATAGtgaccacgattttttcgaaaatcctcTCTCTTTGAGGCCTTATATCTTTCACCTCCAAgggtctaaaattttttgtgagtataactttcaactcaaaatgaaggcctctgctgctgaatttggtcaaaatccgatgattggggggggggggtagaatcCAGCCAATTGTAATGATATGCTTCTCGAAAGCTGTAACAAGAACCAAGCTATAAGTATCAATCAAAAGAGAAAGACGtctaaaaatctcgaaattttatgagctaaaattcatttttggatttttggtgaatttttgaacattccaaaaattttaaaaatctgcttttcatagcaatttttcaacgtctccatatacaatatacatatttttttttcaaacgaagtaggtattccaaaattacctatttttgagacattctggagcctcgaactggttttacatttttttcccagcTCAGAAACTTGTAATTTCCCTGCAAGTAATGCGAGTAGAGGTATTTTACTTCATCCGCAATCCAAACAcataaaattggtatttttactACAGATGTTTGActgtaatgtttttttgttttttttttgcatatctaatgatttttaattttttgttttcgttttgttgCAGGTAAGCATTTCATATAAGAGTAGATCTAAGAACTATTGAGATTGGTGcattattttttcttgatttgtACCGTGGTAAGTACAAATTGTATCTTCATCGAGAATCTACCTATACCATCCTACTTATTTACTTAAGAGCGAGTTATAATTTTTCGTCGGGTTTTTGtagcagaattcaaatttagaAGCTTGAGAAATCCCCCCTCTCATTAAATAATTCTTTGGAGGGTGTACtttgttgaaataatttcaagcaGACTTGATCTATGtagcaataaaaaataaatttttgggaatcatcaacttgtaagtatgtaccttacctactactcATTGcggttttctgtttttaaaaaaatgtcatttttcgaAAGTACTTTTGAGCTGGGCTCAATTTTCCAATCCAATTTTGCAAATTAAACTGCGGTTCCATCTCAAGAATGTgcaaatttcaagatttcatcCAGAGAGCCGGATAAATTTGCGTATGTTGCATTATTTTCTTACTAGAGGGTTGGTATTTTGTATTTGTTAGACTGCggatgaagaaaaatcaaaattcaattcaagaATACACCACACACCCAgtcaaatttcattgaatgatttttggtgaatggaTGGGGGTGTCTTTTTTTTATCTCCAGGGTCCGTGATTTTTCTTGGTTTCAGTGTCTGAGGCTCTAAAAACCACGGCATGCTTCATGGGTTTCTCAACTTGATACTTCTACTTACATGCAGGTTTCTATTCTGACAGTTTGCGCGTAGTGATCGGTGTTCACAATGAATTTCCAGCTGCCATTGGTAGATTTGGCTTTTTTCGGTCTGGCGTACTTGGTTTTGGAGGCGCAAAGCTGCAAAGTATTTTCTCTAGTCGGTGTTGTTGGTGATCCGCCGATTCGTCTATCAAACAGAATacaatccaaaaattgagtaatcataaatATCCATCAGTCTCGATAAATTAACTATCAATTGTGCCTAACTTCCTGTAAAAAAATGCTAGAGTACTAACCTTTGAATTTCTGGATTCTCATCGACAGTTGCATTACGTGCGAAATCTTGTATCAATGCTCGAAATATGTGTTTCTGCTCCAAATTTTTGATACTGTTCGCAATACGTTCGCTGCAATGATACGtacaaacaacaacaaaaaaaaaaaattgagtacatcGATATTGAAACATTAATATGAAAAAGTACGTCCTACACCTACCTGGGATATGAGGAATACGTTTCATCATTGCAGATATTGTCGACGATTGTGTTACATTGTTCATTGTCatcttcttcgtcttcgtcaTTGGCAGCTGTGGTGATTCCGCTTGCAACCTTTTCGCTGGTGTAGTCGTCGCCATTGTTTCCTCTGTCCGTATTTGCTTGTTGGGCTACGTTTTTGTCAGCTTGGTTGTGTTGAACATGATTGgcatcgtcatcatcgtcgttATCATCGCCATCTTCGTAGTCTAACGATTGTTTTTTATCATTGAAAGTGGCATACGATACGTTGGTAGATGAGACGAAAGGCGGTGGCATCATTTCTAACCATTTTTAATGATAGAAAAACATAAAGACACGTGTAAGGTAAatgcaaattttgagaaaagctaCTTGTAACATAGGTTAggttaagtatgtacatacctgGCGGAACGTCATTTGCTGTTTTACGATTATTTGCCGGAGCCTGGAACCGCCGACGTATGTTATTATACAAAATTGGTCGCTGCGCGTTGTTCACTCTATAACCTGCTGATAAAGGATTGTAGTAATACGTctgaacaaaattcaaaattcatcgtgAGAAATTATGTaatcgaaaatttgaaccaaCTTAGCAAATAATTATActataaaattattgttttttttttaaaagtactaaTTGCATACAATGGTAATTTACCTACCCCAAAAGCTGTGCTGCGACCACTCTCGgcgacttttttcaaactttgcaGCATGGCGGCAATATCAGCGCTAATAGGTAGCATTAATTCTGCGCTTTTATCAGCAAACTGCTCCAAATGCGGCGACTGATTGGCTAACGAAGACGTCGGCGACAATTGTTTCAGCACCAGGGTGGCCAAGGTTAATCGTTGCGTCGGTGACATGGCGCGTATGATGGGTAGAACTTGGCCCAAACTTCGCCTGACCGACGCATCTTTCATCGCCATAGTCATGATTTTGTTAAAAGTCACCATACGATGGTCGACTGTTCCCGTTTTATCGTTCTCTTCTTCTGAACTCAAGTCATCTAGGTCACTGAAAATGCATACGTTTAGTAACACGCTGTACTCCTTTATGTTGTTGTCCACCAGTAGGACTTGGCCAACAAAGGCTGGCAGGTGAATCTTCAAAATCCAGGATATTAATCTCGTAAAAACAATTACAGGGTCCCCAGAAATATAGGGCATGTATATGGTGAGAATTTTCGTAAACAAATTGTGGGTTGGTGGCATTTTGATCAATGTGTTTTGGTATGGCTCAGTGCTGCcaacccatattttttttctgatgacCCTGTAGGTGTTTCTATAGGTTTGCAGTAATAATAGGTACGTATAAGAACGAAATAATATGAAGAGTAGTTTACCCAGTCGAATTGCGACGATCGAATGCACCAAACTCGTCTTTGATGTGCGGATGGTTTACACTTCCACTTTCGTCTGGGTCTAATGGGAAATCCTCCAATTCTTCGGATGCGCATTTTACGACCatcagcgacgacgacgaccagaGCCATAACACCTGTAAAAATACGACACAGCAATCTttagatacgagtattttgctCGCCAATCGTCGTGGCCTGGTTTGTGGGGTCCCAGGGGTGAAAAGGGCGCTCTTTctcatcgaaaaattgataatattccTGGATCTATTCCtcaaaaaacaatcattttgtatgtttttggtcattttttcaacacaagAGTTCAAGTGAAATGTGGACAAAGtctctgaaaatttaatttcgaaaagtgtaaaaaattgaattttctggccttgaaatttcttttctctaaatttgaaacagtgaaatttcactgcttagcagtcacgacattttgccttcttaaaagcagtatagttttttactgcaaaacagtagaaaatctactgaattggtcgcagtcaacatgattttttactgaccaattcagtagatttttcactgttttgcagtaaaaaactatactgcttttaagaaggcaaaatgtcgtgactgctaagcagtgaaatttcactgtttcaaatttagagagattgtttcttgaatttgagctaataatttcttattttctcaaacttgggaaactgattttttgaaattgcaaattttgaaaaggagaAACATCGAACGAAGTGTGAAgtagagattttgaaaattgttaggTACTAAACTTAAAGCTTAAAATGACGTCACTTTTGAaggtaaaaaatgatatttcaaacctcaacatttttcaaccttggacaactaaattttaaattttcgcatGGGAATTTCAGAACCTTAATAacatcattttattttcacgCTCGTGCTTGGTTACTTTTCAGGTAATTAAATTActgaaattactaaaaattatttttagttattttttaagggaaaactttaattgaacgacagaataagtgaattgcacgacagaaaaatcccacgacgaaatcgcgtttttgaacgacagcgatttaacgacagttttggtcattaaaacgacAGCATTGAACGACAGACCTCGAACGacaagcatagaaaattcacgccTCGAGAAAGGGAATGCACgacgaaataatttcaattgacCGAcatctcaaattattcatctgTCGTTTGAATTAGTGGACATGAATGGGGCCGATTTGTGAATAATGTTGGAGAGAGTCTTTTTGCAGGGTTAGTGATTCGAAATTGGTGAATATTTAcctgattaaaatttttgaaactcaaaattaaattttcaagctgaaagTTTGACTTTTTGCAATGAGAATTAAATCGAAAGCTAcatacgatttaaaaatttgaaaaaaattgcagtgaaaacagtttttaatcCCATTTCTTACTTacaaggtacctatattatcaaataggaattttaatcaaaattcaaaataatttcatatcaAAGTAGCACAATGTGGCtgaacttattttgaagtttcgaGTTTTTACgctaccaccccccccccgaatatttctcaattttatcgaaaaatagaTACACATTTCagcgtttttttgttttttttttttttttttgataaagggAGTGGAAGccaacaaaaattgcagaaaaattctCAAGCGTGAATAAAAGCTACTTTCAGGACTCCTAGTGCCTCTCatcttgttttttaattttccaatttaaaaaaaaagtgatcgttggagaaaattttggatttgaaccggctCAAAAAGAATTTACAGATATGTACCCAATGTGCCTTTataagtgctgaatttcatttttttttagctttaggaagtttttattggaaaatgcaCTGGAGGGGGAGGCTTCAGATCGGTTCGAAACCAACATCAatcgtttttggaaattttagttttgtgaataaattcgtcgctTCTATCATTATGTCGTCGTTCATTTCCTAAAATCATCGATgcatttcatgatttttttggcgtgcacttgaatttttgttgtcgtgCAATGGTTGAGAACTGTTTCCGTcgttaaaaaagtggttttggacgttagcatctgtcgtgcaaaacactttttttttggtcgttcaaatcatttaatctgtcgtgccgataaatggcacccattttttaaaaacattttgattacTGAAGTTAAAACTTCCGAAAATCCGACTTTTCCAAATCTCGACCTTATATttaagaaatagaaaaaaaatgtttgaaatatcAACATTGAATAATATTTGTAAAAGTATacactttttattattttccagCTGGCAATGCTGCTTTATTTTCAGCATTATGGTTACAAATTCCTGCCTTTCGCTTTAATtatcaaagtctcgctttttgcaaaaaatagtaACAGTAaacttctctttttttaaagttgccaaaaagtctcgtttctggcttgaaattttcagaaattgtggtttctcacaaaaaaaaatttccaaaaagttcctttttttccaaaaaaacaaaaaaaagcctcgtttttttgccaagaattatacaaaatttccaaaaaatagaaagaagTTCGTAAGTAtcgtttttttaatcaaaaattgcaaaaagattaTATTTTCTTGCCAGTAAACGCCAAAACGATgcccaaaagtctcacttttttctccaaaaacaaAGCGTTTAAAACTTtgggttttttgccaaaaattgccaaaaattatattttctttcCAGTAAATGACAAAACgatgccaaaaaatctcacttttttctccaaaaactaagcgtttaaaattttggctttcttgccaaaaattactaaaaaattccGCTTTTgatataggtaaaaaaattgcaaaatagtccaacttttcaggtaaaaattaca is from Planococcus citri chromosome 1, ihPlaCitr1.1, whole genome shotgun sequence and encodes:
- the LOC135831193 gene encoding uncharacterized protein LOC135831193; protein product: MTRFYLTLAVLWLWSSSSLMVVKCASEELEDFPLDPDESGSVNHPHIKDEFGAFDRRNSTGDLDDLSSEEENDKTGTVDHRMVTFNKIMTMAMKDASVRRSLGQVLPIIRAMSPTQRLTLATLVLKQLSPTSSLANQSPHLEQFADKSAELMLPISADIAAMLQSLKKVAESGRSTAFGTYYYNPLSAGYRVNNAQRPILYNNIRRRFQAPANNRKTANDVPPEMMPPPFVSSTNVSYATFNDKKQSLDYEDGDDNDDDDDANHVQHNQADKNVAQQANTDRGNNGDDYTSEKVASGITTAANDEDEEDDNEQCNTIVDNICNDETYSSYPSERIANSIKNLEQKHIFRALIQDFARNATVDENPEIQRRIGGSPTTPTRENTLQLCASKTKYARPKKAKSTNGSWKFIVNTDHYAQTVRIETCINADKSCSFLNENVKSYCVQIYNYHRLLTWDEKTGLSLDLFKIPTCCSCQIQQAGPSAFVQPIKDIKNPDIELQENTIVDQSNIVGLYTPLVKPKIKNKLNLSPLSTQYNMLNRESFPVTKGRRPPMPAILPLQHLDGTRYTASDNAIRRTSSKANILKGVYVPSKEILMTEQTALAKPESPSNTFPRRVNYNYHPIIDFFRSTPTLAATQAGAESAAALAADRADVDVDPAADEWLPMTEGPRAIKAH